From the genome of Halomonas sp. 1513, one region includes:
- a CDS encoding GntR family transcriptional regulator, with the protein MDVPQRKQSATTASRVFDAMRHDLVNGRFAAGEKVAINGLKEQYQVGLSPLREALNRLAAYGLLVQENQRGFRVPRLDRRELDDVAGMRRELEGMALERAILNGDAEWESELLAAAHRLKRADLSPTKVDEWEQLHSRFHSTLVAPCGSVWLLRFIDQLHDQFDRYRRMAPGVPEVRKILDAQHGELVELALERDVKAARALLEDHIDRSYEVARGSCK; encoded by the coding sequence ATGGACGTCCCGCAACGCAAACAGAGTGCTACCACCGCCAGTCGGGTGTTCGACGCCATGCGTCATGACCTGGTCAATGGCCGCTTTGCCGCCGGCGAGAAGGTGGCCATCAATGGTCTCAAGGAGCAGTATCAGGTGGGCCTGAGCCCGCTGCGCGAGGCGCTCAACCGCCTCGCCGCCTATGGGCTGCTGGTGCAGGAGAATCAGCGCGGTTTCCGGGTGCCGCGCCTGGACCGACGCGAACTCGACGATGTCGCCGGCATGCGCCGCGAGCTGGAAGGCATGGCACTCGAGCGCGCGATCCTCAACGGCGACGCAGAGTGGGAATCGGAGCTGCTGGCCGCCGCTCACCGCCTCAAGCGAGCCGATCTGTCGCCGACCAAGGTCGATGAGTGGGAGCAACTGCACTCACGCTTCCACAGTACCCTGGTGGCGCCCTGCGGCTCGGTATGGCTGCTGCGCTTCATCGACCAGTTGCACGACCAGTTCGACCGCTATCGGCGCATGGCCCCCGGCGTGCCCGAGGTGCGCAAGATCCTCGATGCCCAGCACGGCGAGCTGGTCGAGCTGGCCCTGGAGCGCGACGTCAAGGCGGCGCGGGCGCTGCTCGAGGACCATATCGACCGCTCTTATGAAGTGGCGCGGGGAAGCTGCAAGTAG